A stretch of the Chlorobiota bacterium genome encodes the following:
- a CDS encoding OmpA family protein, whose protein sequence is MKYKKLIRRTTTFAICLTAFINEGLAQKPTSVYPKSTNTQTPVKNENEKQWKLTSKIEDEENVQSRLHGVSLGIHAGINVNTHSTNFNSLSGVPNCCTSYNTGLQGNGIAAGIVVDLPITELLGVQVKGTYSDLSGETTIREFIGQKWIDNKPMPVNVNHNLISDIKVISIDPILNIRPFKYPLDFNVGLSFGNVITHNAIQSEVIATPNFLFTDTTSSRNNYSGEIPNANNFFSAGILGVGYEIMLSENLFIQPEIQYSLPFTNVANGLDWNAASLRFGSALKFSFGGISPLDFDGDGITNEEESRYGTNPKDIDSDNDGLSDGDEIKKYYTNPRNPDTDNDGLIDGKEVNFFGTMPKNADTDSDVLFDGDEINIFKTDPKSADTDNDGLDDGKEIRTYLTDPLNPDTDGDGLTDGQEVTRKTDPKKVDTDGDGLEDGREVSIFGTDPTKVDTDGDKLSDGQEVNTFKSDPLKKDTDGDGVIDGDDLCPLIVGTIANQGCVNKPVTEKEINPLDKKGSRLSFNEIYFLVNSDKFDMERQGTINDLTKLAEFLKQCDQQKVVIEGHTSKDGKAEQNQSLSEMRAESVRRWLIDQGIENTKIQGIIGYGSRRPAVSEPDPKSASTKSMDKVKLDNIRKKNRRITVQVIKGCD, encoded by the coding sequence ATGAAATATAAAAAACTTATACGCCGAACAACAACATTTGCAATATGTTTAACGGCATTTATTAATGAAGGACTTGCACAAAAACCTACATCGGTTTATCCAAAGTCAACAAATACTCAAACTCCTGTAAAAAATGAAAATGAAAAACAATGGAAATTAACTTCTAAAATTGAAGATGAAGAAAATGTTCAAAGTAGATTACATGGAGTTTCGTTAGGCATTCATGCAGGAATTAATGTAAATACACATAGTACAAATTTTAATTCTTTAAGTGGAGTTCCAAATTGTTGCACTAGCTATAATACTGGGTTACAAGGAAATGGAATAGCAGCTGGGATTGTAGTTGATTTGCCTATAACTGAACTTTTAGGAGTTCAAGTGAAAGGAACATATTCAGATCTTTCTGGAGAAACTACTATAAGAGAATTTATTGGTCAAAAGTGGATTGACAACAAACCAATGCCGGTTAACGTTAATCATAATTTGATTTCTGATATTAAAGTTATTTCAATTGACCCAATTTTGAATATTAGACCTTTTAAGTATCCACTTGATTTTAATGTAGGTTTGTCTTTTGGAAATGTAATCACTCATAATGCTATTCAAAGTGAAGTTATAGCTACTCCAAATTTTTTGTTTACAGATACAACTAGCTCAAGAAACAATTACTCTGGTGAAATTCCAAATGCAAACAATTTTTTTAGTGCTGGAATTTTAGGAGTAGGTTATGAAATTATGTTATCTGAAAATCTATTTATCCAACCAGAAATTCAATATTCACTTCCATTTACAAATGTTGCAAATGGTTTAGATTGGAATGCAGCTTCACTTAGATTTGGTAGTGCATTAAAGTTTTCATTTGGTGGGATTTCTCCATTAGATTTTGATGGTGATGGAATAACAAATGAAGAGGAATCACGTTATGGCACTAATCCAAAAGATATAGATAGTGATAATGATGGACTTAGTGATGGAGATGAAATTAAAAAATACTATACAAATCCAAGAAATCCAGACACAGACAATGATGGCTTGATTGATGGTAAAGAGGTTAATTTCTTTGGTACTATGCCAAAAAATGCTGATACAGATTCAGATGTATTGTTTGATGGTGACGAAATTAATATTTTTAAAACTGATCCAAAATCTGCAGATACAGATAATGATGGTTTAGATGATGGTAAAGAAATTCGAACATATCTAACAGATCCATTAAATCCAGATACAGATGGAGATGGTCTTACTGATGGTCAAGAAGTTACTAGAAAAACTGATCCAAAAAAAGTTGATACTGATGGTGATGGATTAGAAGATGGACGTGAAGTCTCTATTTTCGGAACTGATCCAACAAAAGTTGATACAGATGGAGATAAATTATCTGATGGACAAGAAGTAAATACTTTTAAATCTGATCCACTAAAAAAAGATACTGATGGTGATGGTGTAATTGATGGTGATGATTTGTGCCCATTAATTGTTGGAACAATTGCCAACCAAGGATGTGTTAACAAACCTGTTACTGAAAAAGAAATTAATCCATTAGATAAAAAAGGATCTAGGTTAAGCTTTAATGAAATATATTTTTTAGTTAACTCAGATAAATTTGATATGGAAAGACAAGGGACAATTAATGATTTAACAAAATTAGCTGAATTCTTAAAACAATGTGATCAACAAAAAGTTGTTATTGAAGGGCATACTTCTAAAGATGGTAAAGCAGAACAAAACCAATCATTAAGCGAAATGAGAGCAGAATCAGTTCGTAGATGGCTTATTGATCAAGGTATTGAAAATACTAAGATTCAGGGTATAATTGGTTATGGAAGTAGAAGACCAGCAGTTTCAGAACCAGACCCAAAATCAGCATCTACTAAATCAATGGACAAAGTAAAGCTAGATAATATCAGAAAGAAAAACAGAAGAATAACTGTTCAAGTTATTAAAGGATGTGATTAA
- a CDS encoding SBBP repeat-containing protein: MKQKTAKTVFTVALLSSLFLLPVCGQYSTPQKNSQVKGNSRTNLFIENKGQWGSKALFLIQEQGLDMWVTSKGMVYDVYGISNSNGKIKRTGDVVEMNFSGSNEPRVKTLTQKDFKFNYFIGNNQTNYIKDVKVFEEVQLQNMYEKISSRYYRENGKVRYDIILDPGADPSKIRMSFKGNEKIGLLNDKLNVITKHGVISQDGLFAYQVIDGLNQKVNCKYKINNDGSIGFNISNYNQNLPVIIDPLVSSSYIGGVGNDFANSIATDGNYNTYVCGTTYSPSFPVTSGSYDQTKDNNYDVFVSKFNSIDDNLIYSTFIGGNSSESGLGIAIDNNGDAFVTGNTSSNNFPVSLTAYDKTQNGGSDAFIAKLNPNGNELLYSSYIGGAKNDEGTSISIDKNNCPYVAGKTESIDFPTLNGYDNSFNSGGDDGFISKFSNTGNNLIYSSYLGGSDRDVISSIKLFGNEAIVTGYTYSTNFPVSSTSYDQTSNGYSDGFITKLNAAGNNIIYSTLFGGEGYDESKSLVLDGNGSAIVCGRTSSSNFPTTAGAFDNSLNGAEDAFILRINANGTSLIYSTFIGGLKDEVANGVNLDQNGNVYIVGQTNSVNFPTTPDSYLSTIQGGTDGFIIKLDSNATALKYGTYFGGTKEDVMTSIALTNCGIPKVIGFTTSDNFPTSLNGYDLTFNGEYDAFISTVNLSSLKLLTPQPGEHLCTNSFYEIKWKSSNVSFVKIELSTDEGRTFTSVISPSTAGDDGVFKWNIPISQSGGNNFRIRISDLCGSNLRDTSIANIFIDAPIKVVASPLGRNSCQGETIKLLVRATGIDLKYQWRRNGVNIDGATDSVFQIKNASISDEGKYDVIVINNCGTDTSKVAIIGVMVTPVITNILKDDKVCLGQPMSLNISTSGSGLSYQWRKNGVLISGATDSVYIIKSVKLNDAGKYDVIVGNGCGSSVTSNIANIITGNAKVDAPSLMDFGKVSIDLKYRDVDVIVKNSNIEAIKFERIESLTEPFSVVLVSPQIPAMIAPNQILLLRVRYTSTGVSGTFNDTLKVHTSLPCSGLINVPLKITVGDLIDTNGTQGVRLQMPKMTISVKQATPVGIPIVYASPSEKPEGATSLEMDIAFNPKVMMPSDLEIASTFKETSKPDSAIVHVKISPVPMTGTLGKINMYPLLTSDSSSMFKVVSYQWEGVNPVTTIIDGEIKLKDVCTHGGIRDVFIPDGVGPKLLKIAPNPAVHNLNIDFIPTESGETTISMYNLHGYEVDRVKDFVDMTNGSNTVRSVQFNVSNLSSGVYMIIARSRSGATRDMVTVVK, from the coding sequence ATGAAACAAAAGACCGCAAAAACCGTATTTACGGTTGCTTTACTTTCTTCTTTGTTTCTTTTACCAGTGTGTGGACAGTATTCTACTCCACAAAAAAATTCTCAGGTTAAAGGAAACTCTAGAACTAATTTGTTTATTGAAAACAAAGGTCAGTGGGGAAGTAAAGCATTGTTCTTAATACAAGAGCAGGGATTAGATATGTGGGTTACATCAAAAGGGATGGTTTATGATGTTTATGGAATTTCTAATTCAAATGGAAAAATTAAAAGAACTGGTGATGTAGTTGAAATGAATTTTTCAGGAAGTAATGAACCTAGAGTAAAAACTTTAACTCAAAAAGATTTCAAGTTTAATTACTTTATTGGAAATAATCAAACTAATTACATTAAAGATGTAAAAGTGTTTGAAGAAGTTCAGCTTCAAAATATGTATGAAAAAATTTCCTCAAGATATTATAGAGAAAATGGTAAAGTTAGATATGATATAATTTTAGATCCTGGTGCTGATCCATCTAAGATAAGAATGTCTTTCAAAGGTAATGAAAAAATTGGTTTACTAAATGACAAGTTAAATGTAATTACAAAACATGGTGTAATTTCTCAAGATGGTCTATTTGCTTATCAAGTTATTGATGGTCTAAATCAAAAAGTAAATTGTAAATATAAAATTAATAATGATGGAAGTATTGGTTTTAACATATCAAATTACAATCAAAACCTTCCTGTAATTATTGATCCACTTGTTTCCTCATCGTATATTGGTGGAGTTGGAAATGACTTTGCAAATTCTATTGCAACTGATGGTAACTACAATACATATGTATGTGGTACAACTTATTCTCCAAGTTTCCCAGTTACTTCAGGAAGCTACGATCAAACAAAAGATAATAATTATGATGTATTTGTTTCAAAATTTAACTCAATAGATGATAATTTAATTTATTCAACATTTATTGGTGGGAATAGTTCCGAATCTGGCTTAGGAATAGCTATAGATAATAATGGTGATGCATTTGTTACAGGTAACACAAGTTCAAACAATTTTCCTGTATCATTAACTGCTTATGATAAAACTCAAAATGGAGGATCTGATGCATTTATTGCTAAGTTAAACCCAAATGGAAATGAATTATTATACTCAAGTTACATTGGGGGTGCTAAAAATGATGAGGGGACTAGTATTTCAATTGATAAAAATAATTGTCCTTATGTTGCTGGTAAAACTGAATCTATAGATTTTCCAACTTTAAATGGATATGATAATTCATTCAATAGTGGTGGTGATGATGGATTCATTTCAAAATTTAGTAATACTGGTAACAATTTGATTTATTCAAGTTATTTAGGCGGATCTGATCGTGATGTAATTAGTTCAATTAAATTATTTGGAAATGAAGCAATTGTAACGGGATATACTTATTCAACTAATTTCCCAGTTTCTTCAACAAGTTATGATCAAACCTCAAATGGATATAGTGATGGATTCATTACAAAATTAAATGCTGCGGGCAACAATATAATTTATTCTACTTTATTTGGTGGTGAAGGATATGATGAAAGTAAATCATTAGTTTTAGATGGAAATGGGTCTGCTATTGTTTGTGGGAGAACATCTTCTTCAAACTTCCCAACTACCGCAGGTGCATTTGATAATTCTTTAAATGGTGCTGAAGATGCATTTATTTTAAGAATAAATGCTAACGGAACTTCTTTAATTTATTCTACATTTATTGGGGGTTTGAAAGATGAAGTTGCAAATGGAGTTAATTTAGATCAGAATGGAAATGTTTATATTGTAGGTCAAACAAATTCTGTTAATTTCCCTACAACTCCAGATTCTTACTTAAGTACCATACAAGGTGGAACAGATGGATTTATTATAAAGTTAGATTCAAATGCAACTGCTCTTAAATATGGAACATATTTTGGGGGAACTAAAGAAGATGTAATGACTTCTATTGCTTTGACTAATTGTGGTATTCCTAAAGTAATTGGTTTTACTACTTCAGATAATTTTCCAACTTCATTAAATGGTTATGATTTAACTTTTAATGGTGAATATGACGCATTTATTTCAACAGTAAATTTAAGTTCATTAAAATTACTAACACCTCAACCTGGAGAGCATTTATGCACTAATTCTTTTTATGAAATTAAATGGAAAAGTAGTAATGTCTCATTTGTAAAAATTGAATTATCAACTGATGAAGGAAGAACTTTCACTTCAGTTATTTCACCTAGTACAGCAGGAGATGATGGTGTATTCAAATGGAATATTCCAATTAGTCAATCTGGTGGAAATAATTTTAGAATTAGAATCAGTGATTTATGTGGGAGCAATTTAAGAGATACAAGCATAGCAAATATATTTATTGATGCTCCTATAAAAGTTGTTGCAAGCCCATTGGGACGTAATTCGTGTCAAGGTGAAACTATTAAGTTATTAGTGAGAGCAACTGGCATAGACTTGAAATACCAATGGAGAAGAAATGGTGTTAATATCGATGGGGCAACAGATTCAGTTTTTCAAATTAAGAATGCATCTATTAGTGATGAAGGTAAATATGATGTTATTGTTATAAATAATTGTGGAACCGATACTAGCAAAGTTGCAATTATAGGTGTAATGGTAACTCCAGTTATAACAAATATTCTAAAAGACGATAAAGTTTGTCTGGGTCAGCCAATGTCACTAAATATTAGTACTTCTGGTAGTGGATTGTCATATCAATGGAGAAAAAATGGAGTATTAATTTCTGGAGCAACTGATTCAGTTTATATAATTAAATCTGTAAAATTAAATGATGCTGGCAAGTATGATGTAATTGTTGGGAATGGTTGTGGAAGCTCAGTTACAAGTAATATAGCAAATATTATTACTGGAAATGCTAAAGTAGATGCACCTTCACTTATGGATTTTGGTAAAGTTTCAATTGATTTGAAATATAGAGATGTTGATGTAATTGTTAAAAATTCAAACATTGAAGCTATTAAATTTGAGAGAATTGAATCATTAACCGAACCATTTAGTGTTGTTTTAGTATCACCTCAAATACCTGCAATGATTGCACCAAATCAAATATTATTATTAAGGGTAAGATATACTTCAACTGGTGTTTCAGGGACTTTTAATGATACTTTAAAAGTTCATACATCATTACCTTGTAGTGGATTAATAAATGTACCACTTAAAATAACTGTGGGAGATTTGATAGATACTAATGGAACTCAAGGAGTTAGATTACAAATGCCTAAAATGACTATTAGCGTTAAACAAGCAACTCCAGTTGGAATTCCAATAGTTTACGCATCACCATCAGAAAAACCAGAAGGTGCTACTTCACTTGAAATGGATATTGCTTTTAATCCAAAAGTTATGATGCCTTCCGATTTGGAAATTGCTTCTACTTTTAAGGAAACATCAAAACCAGATAGTGCAATTGTACATGTTAAAATTTCTCCAGTACCAATGACTGGAACATTAGGAAAGATAAATATGTATCCATTGTTAACCTCAGATTCATCTTCAATGTTTAAAGTTGTTTCATATCAATGGGAGGGAGTAAATCCTGTTACAACTATTATTGATGGTGAGATTAAATTGAAGGATGTATGCACTCATGGAGGTATTCGCGATGTATTTATTCCAGATGGTGTTGGTCCAAAACTTTTGAAAATTGCACCTAATCCAGCTGTTCATAATTTGAACATTGATTTTATACCGACTGAATCTGGTGAAACTACAATTTCAATGTACAATTTACATGGATATGAAGTTGATAGAGTTAAAGATTTTGTTGATATGACTAATGGATCTAATACAGTAAGAAGTGTTCAGTTTAATGTTAGTAATTTATCAAGTGGAGTTTATATGATAATTGCAAGAAGTAGATCTGGTGCAACTCGTGATATGGTAACGGTTGTTAAGTAA
- a CDS encoding DUF4286 family protein: MIIYEVNLIVQKSIATEYKSWLSLHINQILQINGFVSANWYQIEYDDDLNEHWSIQYKLHNFSDLQDYLDNFSKQFREDGLKRFGNQFTSTRRVLKLIEKFNLLM, encoded by the coding sequence ATGATTATCTATGAAGTCAATTTAATTGTACAGAAAAGTATTGCAACAGAATATAAAAGTTGGCTTAGTTTGCACATTAATCAAATATTACAAATTAATGGTTTTGTCTCTGCCAATTGGTATCAAATTGAATATGATGATGATTTAAATGAACACTGGTCAATTCAATACAAATTACATAACTTTTCAGATCTTCAAGATTATTTGGATAATTTTTCTAAACAATTTAGAGAAGATGGGCTAAAAAGGTTTGGAAATCAATTTACTTCAACTAGAAGAGTTTTAAAATTAATAGAAAAATTTAATTTACTAATGTAA
- a CDS encoding TSUP family transporter, with translation MKEIIPLTIFAFIAGFIDSIAGGGGLIQLPALLVLCPNYSLPLIFGTNKFSSIWGTLLASYKYSRHLKIKISLILPPAIAGFVFSFIGAKAVSILSKEYLQPVIIILLINVAIYTFIKKDFGKLNIQKKSPKDEKIIIFLSGVIIGFYDGFFGPGTGSFLIFIFVTLLGYDFITSSSSAKIINLFTNLSAVLFFAFSSNIKYDIAIPMAISNATGSFFGSRLAVLKGNSFIRIFFLIIISALIIKLLIDTIIK, from the coding sequence ATGAAGGAAATAATTCCACTCACAATTTTTGCTTTTATCGCTGGATTTATCGATTCTATTGCAGGAGGTGGTGGCTTAATTCAATTACCAGCTCTTCTTGTTTTATGTCCTAATTATTCATTGCCACTAATTTTTGGTACAAATAAATTTTCTTCAATTTGGGGAACTCTTTTAGCTTCATATAAATATTCAAGGCATTTAAAAATAAAAATTAGTTTAATTCTTCCACCAGCAATAGCAGGTTTTGTTTTTTCCTTTATTGGAGCAAAAGCAGTTTCAATTTTATCAAAAGAATATTTACAACCGGTTATAATAATTCTACTTATAAATGTTGCAATATATACTTTCATAAAAAAAGATTTTGGTAAATTAAATATTCAAAAAAAATCACCAAAAGATGAAAAGATAATAATATTTCTATCAGGAGTAATTATTGGTTTTTATGATGGTTTTTTTGGACCTGGTACTGGAAGTTTTTTAATATTTATATTTGTTACTTTACTTGGATATGATTTTATTACATCTTCTAGTTCAGCAAAAATTATAAATTTATTTACAAATTTATCTGCGGTTTTGTTTTTTGCATTTTCGTCAAATATAAAGTATGACATAGCAATTCCAATGGCTATATCTAATGCTACAGGATCATTCTTTGGTTCACGATTAGCTGTGTTAAAAGGCAATTCATTTATTAGGATATTCTTTTTAATTATTATTTCAGCTTTAATTATAAAATTATTAATAGATACAATTATTAAATAA
- a CDS encoding 2Fe-2S iron-sulfur cluster binding domain-containing protein, whose product MKIPGFSFWALATGAIVFLLLIGVGMETPTAIIISSIWYILGVGSAYAIYKYHHPELDVDEFSFIPKGYNGPAPEGMCAVTFTNQARVAYITKGANLREAAKKQFFPIHFGVTTVTNCFGNGFCGTCRITPDSKTSKNLSDVTWKEKFTLGSDAGKIRLACQCYVNNDCIISNNIAKEFSESHKFTVINGALIGLFSLIMLGVLLWMGGDMISLF is encoded by the coding sequence ATGAAAATACCCGGTTTTTCATTTTGGGCTTTAGCAACCGGAGCCATAGTATTTTTACTTCTCATTGGTGTAGGAATGGAAACTCCTACTGCTATAATTATCTCATCAATTTGGTATATATTAGGTGTAGGTTCTGCTTATGCTATTTATAAGTACCACCATCCAGAATTAGATGTTGATGAGTTCTCATTTATTCCAAAAGGCTATAATGGTCCTGCACCTGAAGGTATGTGTGCAGTAACTTTTACAAACCAAGCAAGAGTCGCGTATATAACTAAAGGTGCTAACTTACGTGAAGCTGCTAAAAAGCAATTTTTTCCAATTCACTTTGGAGTGACTACAGTTACAAACTGCTTTGGAAATGGATTTTGTGGTACTTGTAGAATTACTCCAGATTCTAAAACATCAAAAAATTTAAGTGATGTTACTTGGAAAGAGAAATTTACTTTAGGTTCTGATGCTGGTAAAATTAGATTAGCTTGTCAATGTTATGTAAATAATGATTGTATTATCAGTAATAATATTGCGAAAGAATTTTCAGAAAGTCATAAATTTACAGTAATAAATGGAGCTCTAATTGGTCTGTTTTCATTAATAATGTTAGGTGTGCTTTTATGGATGGGTGGGGATATGATTAGTTTATTCTAA
- a CDS encoding T9SS type A sorting domain-containing protein — protein MKNSNYILSLFYEVILVLILLVFNTNNLSAQHAIQSRLGGGEPVKKELSSSVSRSLLNETITLKSILPENIVDAKISIYNMLGNLIDERNVMANEKNELTASFSTKGFPNGPYIVILFADNQKSVSKVMISR, from the coding sequence TTGAAAAATTCTAATTACATATTATCACTTTTCTATGAAGTAATTTTAGTTTTAATTTTATTGGTTTTTAATACTAATAATTTAAGTGCTCAGCATGCAATCCAATCAAGGTTAGGTGGTGGAGAACCAGTTAAAAAAGAACTTTCATCAAGTGTTAGTAGATCTTTGCTAAATGAAACAATAACTTTAAAATCTATTTTACCAGAGAATATTGTTGATGCAAAAATTTCTATTTATAATATGTTAGGTAATTTGATTGATGAACGTAACGTAATGGCTAATGAAAAGAATGAACTAACAGCTTCCTTTTCAACAAAGGGTTTTCCAAATGGTCCATATATAGTGATTCTTTTTGCTGATAATCAAAAGTCTGTTTCAAAAGTTATGATTTCTAGATAG
- the pyrE gene encoding orotate phosphoribosyltransferase: protein MENITKEAIEFFISNNNLMFGDFTLKSGRKSPYFFNTGSLCTGDQLYKMGKLYADLLKSISDFNEATVIFGSAYKGIPLSVATAIALQGSDRASLRAVSDRKEVKTHGDNSAFIGLISNGDKAVIVDDVISNGLTKMEAIEKLKVVGCSTLGIIIAFDRCEPIDSTGKTAKQNLEELIGVKVYSLMNVFDLMKFKPEVSDLIEEHLNNFKF, encoded by the coding sequence GTGGAAAATATAACTAAAGAAGCTATAGAATTTTTTATTTCAAATAATAATTTGATGTTTGGAGATTTCACTTTAAAAAGTGGAAGGAAGTCACCTTATTTTTTTAATACTGGTTCTTTATGTACTGGAGATCAGCTTTACAAAATGGGCAAATTATATGCTGATTTGTTAAAATCGATTTCTGATTTTAATGAAGCCACTGTAATATTTGGGTCTGCTTACAAAGGTATTCCTCTATCTGTTGCCACTGCAATTGCACTTCAAGGAAGTGACAGAGCTAGTTTGAGGGCTGTTAGCGATAGAAAAGAAGTTAAAACTCATGGTGATAATTCGGCTTTTATAGGCTTAATTAGCAATGGAGATAAAGCTGTAATTGTAGATGATGTAATTTCAAATGGATTAACTAAAATGGAAGCAATTGAAAAGTTGAAAGTTGTTGGATGTTCTACCTTAGGAATTATTATAGCTTTTGATAGATGTGAACCAATTGATTCAACTGGAAAAACTGCAAAGCAAAATTTAGAGGAACTTATTGGTGTGAAAGTTTATTCTTTAATGAATGTTTTTGACTTAATGAAATTCAAACCAGAAGTTTCAGATCTCATTGAAGAACATTTAAACAATTTTAAATTTTAA
- a CDS encoding 1-acyl-sn-glycerol-3-phosphate acyltransferase, whose translation MAIIGQFAQIGGTIFINRTSIKSAMESTVEMRHRIKHGARVVFCPEGKIGDGIETGKFKAFLFSAIAGSDILVQPFTIVYTDVYGKEITTDSSKNIYWNDDTPLIKHGLRMLASGPISAELHFHDTFTAPHAGNKDEIRKYAEEMRSVIGGKFEDFNEDKNLYQE comes from the coding sequence TTGGCTATTATTGGGCAGTTTGCACAAATTGGAGGAACTATTTTTATTAACAGAACTAGTATTAAGTCTGCTATGGAATCAACTGTTGAAATGAGACATAGAATTAAACATGGTGCTAGGGTTGTTTTTTGTCCTGAAGGTAAAATTGGTGATGGAATAGAAACTGGTAAATTTAAGGCATTTCTTTTTAGCGCAATAGCAGGTAGTGATATTTTAGTTCAGCCTTTTACTATTGTTTACACTGATGTTTATGGAAAAGAAATTACTACTGATTCAAGTAAAAACATTTACTGGAATGATGATACCCCTTTAATTAAGCATGGCTTAAGAATGTTGGCTTCTGGTCCTATTTCGGCTGAATTGCATTTCCATGATACTTTTACTGCTCCTCATGCTGGCAATAAAGATGAGATAAGAAAATATGCTGAGGAAATGAGATCTGTTATTGGTGGTAAATTTGAAGATTTTAATGAAGACAAAAATTTATATCAAGAATAA
- a CDS encoding DUF1175 family protein, whose protein sequence is MNANKSYKFLWLTISAIVGFGLIYFFKKIDSVPKDSKLMLTPSVINADGNSSALIEYIVTSKFGRKIKFSELKNRPKFQIVEGKDLVKIFRMNDSLSWRLVSNYQQGEVVIRVTSEDFIIPSEVTLSIVPSLASSSSSYPEELILNTENDKKSFKYWFTTLAKMQFKKKDAQWTALDCAGLIRYSFCEALKKHDSKWFSARQKISDVEIQDVVKYNYPNIPILGTKIFQIDCRDNEDSIIRYKENCYSNFADASRLKDNSLSFITRLKKKAQKADIIFYLNDSDPKWPYHTMIYLGNDEVIYHNGGEGNEGLIKHLTLTQLSKHPNKLWHPNEENPNFLGFYRWKIL, encoded by the coding sequence ATGAATGCTAATAAAAGTTATAAATTCCTTTGGCTTACAATTTCAGCAATTGTTGGTTTTGGTTTGATTTATTTTTTTAAAAAAATTGATTCAGTCCCTAAAGATTCTAAATTAATGTTAACTCCAAGTGTAATAAATGCTGATGGTAATTCATCTGCATTAATTGAGTATATAGTTACATCAAAATTTGGAAGGAAAATAAAATTTTCAGAGTTGAAAAATAGACCAAAATTTCAAATTGTTGAAGGTAAAGATTTAGTTAAAATATTTAGAATGAATGATTCACTTTCTTGGCGTTTGGTTTCTAATTATCAACAAGGAGAAGTAGTAATACGAGTTACATCTGAAGATTTTATAATTCCAAGTGAAGTTACTTTATCCATTGTTCCATCTTTAGCAAGCAGTTCTTCATCTTATCCAGAAGAATTAATACTTAATACTGAAAATGATAAAAAGTCATTTAAATATTGGTTTACAACATTAGCAAAAATGCAGTTTAAAAAAAAAGATGCTCAGTGGACTGCTTTAGATTGTGCTGGGTTAATAAGGTATTCATTTTGTGAGGCTTTAAAAAAACACGATAGTAAATGGTTTTCAGCAAGACAGAAAATTAGTGATGTAGAAATTCAAGATGTGGTAAAGTATAACTATCCAAACATACCAATATTAGGAACCAAAATTTTCCAAATTGATTGTAGAGATAATGAAGATTCAATCATTAGATATAAAGAAAACTGTTACTCAAATTTTGCTGATGCTTCAAGGTTAAAGGACAATAGTTTGAGCTTTATTACTAGATTAAAAAAAAAAGCACAAAAGGCTGATATAATTTTTTATCTAAATGATTCAGACCCAAAATGGCCTTACCATACAATGATATATTTGGGTAATGATGAAGTTATTTATCATAATGGTGGAGAAGGTAATGAAGGGCTAATCAAGCATTTAACACTAACACAACTTAGTAAACATCCAAACAAATTATGGCATCCAAATGAGGAGAATCCTAACTTTCTTGGTTTTTACAGATGGAAGATATTGTAG